Proteins from one Thermococcus sp. M36 genomic window:
- a CDS encoding DEAD/DEAH box helicase, with protein sequence MEVSNVECYHALLGYEFKTYVKVTKVEPGEYKAGTLKLGVEETSLGKDKILSIFSKYTDKTEECFNKLLEKGFLVKVGRGYRSLHMDVAIRSAFVRTSPNSPPYVVSPRLALYEIPIPSKEDRRISPGREYTDKGLKKVEDVLIKSIVGFFGEGGVKYADVYKEFLRRHFGDGGLDAFQALALSRLLIEGYPPVGKTFIITAPTGSGKTEIFTLYMIAKLIKAVMDGTEERVVLVYPRKALSIDQAGRIIEMLKLLNDILREYGIERKVTFGIRDGETPRDLGKLKEALRESNSFRGILGKDKNKFVYEIRDGKAVVSKDGVVYDFIVPLRRDMGDNPPTVLVTNTWALETRLLDNTKKDIGAWYFENVSLVVFDEAHEYTGLGGALVSGNIELMAKVSKMPLDIVLSSATVPNPKDFAERLSGRGNVVHVDFREHVEVLERDYGVKFKGKRLVLMGIYDILPAVSWSTYAQLWTVYMSFLNYCYSNGGKDYWPKSLVFIQNIKEIRRVKRGFDNNISLGEPKDHLYLFGSRRPSTDPFSYTHYVPPNLWGHLDSVFTNESPYLRELLDRVAMMYSELPRGEREAVIKDLKEPKSHLATVLTTSSLELGVDYDGVSFILNVGFENPISLRQRIGRGGRSMESMRTVLGIILTKKVPTEAFLLYDPNIWDKLHPMQRQDEGQLIISTENPQVKVRGILTEAVVNLALAGEPTYASGEALKGKDRMVEFLKKVLDKVEGGL encoded by the coding sequence GTGGAAGTTTCAAATGTTGAGTGTTACCATGCTCTTCTAGGATACGAATTTAAGACCTATGTCAAAGTTACAAAAGTGGAACCTGGTGAGTACAAGGCTGGGACCTTGAAGCTTGGTGTTGAGGAAACGAGCCTTGGGAAGGACAAGATACTCTCAATCTTCTCGAAATACACTGACAAGACTGAGGAGTGCTTTAATAAACTCCTTGAAAAAGGTTTTCTCGTCAAAGTTGGCAGGGGCTACAGGTCCCTACATATGGACGTTGCCATTAGGAGCGCTTTCGTTAGAACCTCTCCAAATTCGCCACCTTACGTTGTTAGTCCTAGGCTAGCACTCTACGAGATTCCCATACCCTCAAAGGAGGACCGCAGGATTTCTCCAGGTAGAGAGTACACCGATAAGGGTCTTAAAAAGGTTGAGGACGTCCTAATCAAGAGTATAGTTGGCTTTTTCGGTGAAGGTGGTGTGAAATACGCAGATGTATACAAGGAATTCCTTAGAAGGCATTTTGGCGACGGAGGTCTCGACGCGTTTCAAGCTCTCGCCCTTTCAAGACTCCTTATAGAGGGATACCCTCCGGTTGGTAAAACCTTCATAATCACTGCTCCAACTGGTTCTGGAAAAACCGAAATCTTTACCCTTTACATGATAGCTAAGCTCATCAAGGCGGTTATGGACGGTACTGAGGAGCGCGTGGTTTTAGTTTATCCCAGAAAGGCCCTCTCCATTGATCAAGCCGGCAGAATCATTGAGATGTTGAAGCTACTAAATGATATCCTCAGGGAATATGGCATAGAGAGAAAAGTTACCTTTGGAATCAGAGATGGGGAAACACCCCGTGATCTGGGGAAACTTAAAGAGGCCCTCAGGGAGTCCAACTCCTTCAGGGGGATACTCGGAAAGGACAAGAATAAGTTCGTTTACGAAATAAGAGATGGAAAAGCCGTCGTTTCCAAGGATGGCGTCGTTTACGATTTTATAGTTCCACTCAGGAGGGATATGGGAGATAATCCACCAACGGTTCTCGTCACTAATACGTGGGCCCTTGAAACGCGCCTCTTGGACAACACAAAGAAAGACATCGGAGCCTGGTACTTTGAAAACGTTTCATTAGTTGTTTTCGACGAAGCGCACGAGTACACGGGCCTTGGGGGAGCCCTCGTTTCGGGTAACATCGAGCTGATGGCTAAAGTTAGCAAGATGCCTCTGGACATTGTTCTCTCCTCCGCGACCGTTCCCAATCCAAAGGATTTTGCAGAAAGGCTTTCTGGCCGGGGCAATGTTGTCCACGTGGATTTCAGGGAGCACGTTGAGGTCCTTGAGAGGGACTATGGAGTTAAGTTCAAGGGTAAACGCCTCGTCCTTATGGGAATATACGACATCCTTCCCGCAGTATCGTGGAGTACCTATGCCCAACTCTGGACCGTCTACATGTCGTTTCTCAACTACTGCTACTCCAACGGCGGAAAGGACTACTGGCCAAAGTCTCTAGTATTCATACAGAATATCAAGGAGATACGTAGGGTTAAAAGGGGTTTTGACAACAACATCTCCCTCGGCGAGCCGAAGGACCACCTCTACCTGTTTGGAAGTAGACGGCCTTCCACCGACCCATTTTCCTACACCCATTATGTTCCCCCAAACCTGTGGGGGCACCTCGACTCCGTTTTTACTAATGAAAGTCCCTACCTAAGGGAACTCCTCGATAGAGTGGCGATGATGTATAGCGAGCTTCCCAGGGGAGAGCGTGAGGCAGTCATAAAGGATCTGAAAGAGCCAAAATCTCATCTCGCGACCGTTCTGACGACCTCGTCCCTTGAGCTTGGAGTTGACTACGATGGGGTTTCTTTTATTCTCAACGTCGGCTTTGAGAACCCTATATCTCTAAGACAGAGGATTGGAAGAGGCGGCCGTTCAATGGAGTCCATGAGGACTGTCCTAGGCATAATCCTCACCAAGAAGGTGCCCACGGAGGCGTTCCTTCTCTATGATCCAAACATCTGGGACAAGCTTCACCCGATGCA